A region from the Mya arenaria isolate MELC-2E11 chromosome 2, ASM2691426v1 genome encodes:
- the LOC128217560 gene encoding solute carrier family 25 member 16-like, which produces MVAVEGHIKKRNTEKTLKTLLAGGIAGCCAKSAVAPLDRVKILMQGHNKYYRHSGVFKSLNSVYQKEGVVGLYKGNYFQMIRVLPYSAVTFTSYDIYKSYLQNFTHHVHPNLVHLCAGSLAGMTAVILTYPLDVMRARIAFQLKGHHIYHGGMIETVKTISRQEGFMALYRGLFTSLLGMAPYGGLSFWAFERSKLFVLANFPGMFGSPHAENMDGLSLSVPAKLICGAFAGAVAQTVVYPLDVARRKLQLSTMLCEPHKYDGKSIWQILVTVRNDHGVVKGLFRGITVNYWRGVPSSAISFTMFEMMKQLLGLDTGVTR; this is translated from the exons ATGGTGGCTGTGGAAGGACACATAAAGAAGAGAAACACAGAGAAAACTTTGAAAACTCTTCTTGCAGGAG GAATTGCAGGATGCTGCGCCAAATCGGCTGTAGCCCCACTGGACAGGGTGAAAATCTTAATGCAGGGTCACAATAAATACTACAGGCACTCAG gTGTGTTCAAGTCTCTGAACAGTGTATACCAGAAAGAGGGAGTTGTTGGGCTGTACAAGGGAAACTACTTCCAGATGATCAGAGTCCTTCCTTATAGCGCCGTCACATTTACATCGTATGACATCTACAAATCA tacCTCCAGAACTTTACTCATCATGTTCACCCTAACTTGGTCCACCTCTGTGCAGGCTCTTTGGCAG GCATGACAGCAGTGATACTAACCTACCCCCTAGATGTAATGCGGGCAAGAATCGCCTTCCAACTCAAGGGACATCATATCTATCACGGGGGTATGATTGAAACGGTCAAAACTATATCACGTCAGGAAGGGTTTATGGCCCTTTATCGAGGTCTCTTCACATCATTACTTGGAATGGCCCCTTATGGAG GCTTATCATTCTGGGCCTTTGAAAGATCAAAGCTATTCGTGCTGGCAAATTTTCCTGGTATGTTTGGCTCACCACATGCAGAAAACATGGATGGGCTTAGTCTGTCAGTACCTGCAAAACTGATATGTGGTGCTTTTGCTGGAGCTGTGGCGCAAACTGTTGT GTATCCACTTGATGTTGCCAGAAGAAAACTGCAGCTATCTACAATGTTGTGTGAACCACACAAATATGATGG AAAATCCATATGGCAGATACTTGTCACTGTTCGAAATGATCATGGAGTGGTAAAGGGACTTTTTCGCGGGATTACGGTGAACTACTGGCGCGGGGTCCCATCTTCGGCCATATCATTTACAATGTTCGAAATGATGAAACAGCTACTCGGGCTCGATACTGGTGTCACTAGATGA